In the Streptomyces sp. BHT-5-2 genome, one interval contains:
- a CDS encoding sensor histidine kinase — MISGRGGAAGREAAAGGTAGRARRAVGRLRRGRLFGLLRRFGPLVVPVLLSIVDALLVNGLEMALELGVSVVAAAALLLRRRWPLLVFLVTLPGLYIGYIWFAPMIALYTLAASPLLGSAPTGGTPGRVRARLGVCALLLVTAHFLPYPISDFEPTAYRENTLVLIDACVTSAAPIALGLLVRTRRELASRVEDLTRSLRREDRLLAERVKATERARLAREMHDVVAHQVSLISLQAGAVQVSTADEAAREGARTIRELSVRTLEELRHMVGVLRAAGGDARDTGEPAPQPSLDELPRLIELSALDVTYEGPAADGDGDARAVTGAGAGRPRGTRTVERAAFRTVQEALTNVRKHAPGARVRVRVDAVELGAPGGAGAAERAREGLRVEIRNGPPDATAPVPALPGGGHGLVGLRERAQSLGGTLEARPTSEGGFVVRAEFPYGAG, encoded by the coding sequence GTGATATCCGGCCGGGGCGGCGCGGCGGGCCGGGAGGCGGCGGCAGGCGGGACGGCGGGCCGGGCCCGCCGCGCGGTCGGCCGGCTCCGTCGCGGCCGGCTGTTCGGGTTGCTGCGGCGGTTCGGCCCGCTGGTCGTCCCGGTGTTGCTCTCGATCGTCGACGCGCTGCTGGTCAACGGGCTGGAGATGGCCCTGGAGCTGGGCGTCTCGGTGGTCGCGGCGGCGGCCCTGCTGCTGCGGCGCCGCTGGCCGCTGCTGGTGTTCCTGGTGACGCTGCCGGGGCTGTACATCGGCTACATCTGGTTCGCGCCGATGATCGCGCTCTACACCCTCGCCGCGTCCCCCCTCCTCGGCTCGGCACCCACGGGAGGCACCCCCGGCCGGGTCCGCGCCCGACTCGGCGTGTGCGCGCTGCTGTTGGTCACCGCGCACTTCCTGCCGTACCCGATCTCCGACTTCGAGCCGACCGCGTACCGCGAGAACACCCTGGTGCTGATCGACGCCTGTGTCACCTCCGCGGCCCCGATCGCGCTCGGCCTGCTGGTGCGGACCCGCCGCGAACTGGCCTCCCGGGTCGAGGACCTGACCCGCAGCCTGCGCCGCGAGGACCGGCTGCTGGCGGAGCGGGTGAAGGCCACCGAACGGGCCCGGCTGGCCCGGGAGATGCACGACGTGGTGGCCCACCAGGTCAGCCTGATCAGTCTCCAGGCCGGTGCCGTGCAGGTGAGCACCGCGGACGAGGCGGCGCGGGAGGGGGCCCGCACGATCCGCGAGCTGTCCGTCCGCACACTGGAGGAGCTGCGGCACATGGTCGGCGTCCTCCGGGCGGCCGGCGGCGACGCCCGGGACACGGGCGAGCCGGCACCGCAGCCGTCCCTGGACGAACTGCCCCGGCTGATCGAGCTGAGCGCGCTGGACGTGACGTACGAGGGGCCGGCGGCGGACGGCGACGGGGACGCGCGGGCCGTTACGGGAGCCGGGGCGGGCCGTCCGCGCGGCACCAGGACGGTCGAGCGGGCCGCCTTCCGCACCGTCCAGGAGGCGCTCACCAACGTCCGCAAGCACGCGCCGGGGGCGCGGGTGCGGGTCCGGGTCGACGCGGTGGAGCTGGGCGCGCCGGGCGGCGCGGGGGCGGCGGAGCGGGCGCGGGAGGGGCTGCGGGTGGAGATCCGCAACGGGCCGCCGGACGCGACGGCGCCGGTCCCCGCGCTGCCCGGGGGCGGGCACGGTCTGGTGGGGCTGCGCGAACGCGCGCAGAGCCTCGGCGGGACGCTGGAGGCGCGTCCGACGTCCGAGGGCGGCTTCGTCGTACGGGCGGAGTTCCCGTACGGGGCGGGGTAA
- a CDS encoding response regulator transcription factor, whose translation MIRVAVVDDERLVRSGLRMILGTAPDIEMVADCGGAEAVETVLGCAAEVVLLDIRMPDVDGLTVLRRLRATPEPPAVAMLTTFDAQEYLTAALREGAAGFLLKDSDPEQLVRAVRTLAAGGSVLDPGVTRAVIGGYLTAEDQAAAAHAVSGLTPRESQVLALLGEGLGNAQIAERMGLAPSTVKDHVRALLAKLGGINRIQAAIVADRAGLVAGVPRGSG comes from the coding sequence GTGATCCGTGTCGCTGTGGTGGACGACGAGAGACTCGTCAGGTCCGGACTGCGGATGATCCTGGGGACCGCCCCGGACATCGAGATGGTGGCGGACTGCGGCGGCGCGGAGGCCGTGGAGACCGTGCTGGGCTGCGCGGCCGAGGTCGTCCTGCTCGACATCCGGATGCCGGACGTGGACGGCCTGACCGTACTGCGCCGGCTGCGCGCCACCCCGGAGCCGCCGGCCGTGGCGATGCTCACCACCTTCGACGCGCAGGAGTACCTGACGGCGGCGCTCCGGGAGGGCGCGGCGGGCTTCCTGCTCAAGGACTCCGACCCGGAGCAGCTGGTACGGGCGGTGCGGACCCTGGCGGCGGGCGGCAGCGTGCTGGACCCCGGGGTGACCCGCGCGGTGATCGGCGGCTATCTGACGGCCGAGGACCAGGCCGCCGCGGCCCACGCGGTGAGCGGGCTGACCCCGCGCGAGTCGCAGGTGCTGGCGCTGCTGGGCGAGGGCCTGGGCAACGCGCAGATCGCGGAGCGGATGGGCCTGGCGCCCAGCACCGTGAAGGACCATGTGCGGGCGCTGCTGGCCAAGTTGGGCGGCATCAACCGCATACAGGCGGCGATCGTCGCGGACCGCGCGGGCCTGGTGGCGGGGGTTCCGCGGGGGTCCGGGTGA